In one window of Lytechinus pictus isolate F3 Inbred chromosome 19, Lp3.0, whole genome shotgun sequence DNA:
- the LOC129283421 gene encoding uncharacterized protein LOC129283421 isoform X1: MQYSGKPSKHGSTRLTQFRMKRSSPMEPKGQNFSVHEKLLLLDLISKHGRQLVEENDTLSIFRRSRIWRIVFAEFNHHHSVTQRTEKQLRLLWKNLKARCKREFRLNASKYNSPGYVITDPLLRKMSTLIGTDGDAPAPSIGRRLTHESGRVWPQPCSVNFDRTNMAAPTRDSIHLTGTTSDSSQGHTSTTHRVTAEQSRSGEISKELAVSRRKKAIPRKASESVKAEVIEIEDDVVKIEESEDISERFYEGIPENGSNNQQESDSGWLEDPPGPSSDASKTYLQEELSSVGPGPEPTLETVPRETIPQNNLHHHMPIRTRKPLLIQSQLHGPSEPDDYFETLGGGRGEGSLLNDHRQSHHADLEVTDSRECSPLEKEMLVMARKEHEMKMSTMLLKRKQIMQIKRREHLAKMENYKMTKEILRLKKRKYELEIRNGLYLEGVEDELDS, from the exons ATGCAGTACAG TGGTAAACCTAGCAAACATGGGAGTACCCGCCTCACTCAATTCAGGATGAAGCGGTCCTCTCCCATGGAACCCAAAGGACAGAACTTCAGCGTCCACGAGAAACTCCTGCTCCTAGATCTGATCTCCAAACATGGTCGCCAGCTCGTAGAAGAGAACGACACCTTGTCCATATTCCGTCGCTCCCGCATCTGGCGCATCGTCTTTGCGGAGTTCAATCACCACCATTCCGTCACCCAAAGAACGGAGAAGCAGCTTCGGCTTCTTTGGAAGAACCTGAAGGCGAGGTGCAAGCGGGAGTTTCGCCTCAATGCCAGCAAGTACAACTCTCCTGGGTATGTCATAACAGATCCGCTTCTGAGGAAGATGAGTACCCTGATCGGAACAGATGGCGATGCTCCTGCTCCAAGCATAGGCCGAAGACTTACCCATGAGAGTGGGAGGGTATGGCCTCAACCATGTTCAGTGAATTTTGATCGAACCAATATGGCCGCACCCACCCGAGATTCCATTCACCTAACAGGAACTACGAGTGATTCAAGTCAGGGTCATACATCGACTACTCATAGAGTTACAGCTGAGCAAAGTAGGTCTGGGGAAATTTCCAAGGAACTTGCTGTCAGCAGGAGGAAGAAGGCCATACCAAGAAAAGCTTCAGAGTCGGTGAAAGCGGAAGTGATAGAGATTGAAGATGATGTCGTTAAAATTGAA GAATCCGAGGATATTTCAGAACGTTTCTATGAGGGCATTCCTGAAAATGGCTCGAACAACCAG CAGGAGAGCGACAGCGGTTGGCTTGAAGACCCTCCCGGGCCGTCATCCGACGCGTCCAAAACGTATCTTCAGGAGGAACTCTCATCTGTTGGTCCTGGACCGGAACCAACCCTCGAGACTGTCCCACGTGAGACAATTCCCCAGAACAACCTCCATCACCACATGCCAATCCGCACGCGGAAACCACTCCTGATCCAAAGTCAACTCCACGGACCATCTGAACCTGATGATTATTTTGAAACTCTGGGTGGTGGAAGGGGCGAGGGCTCCCTACTCAATGATCATCGGCAAAGTCACCATGCAGATCTCGAAGTTACAGACAGCAGGGAATGCAGCCCTCTTGAAAAGGAGATGTTGGTCATGGCGAGGAAGGAGCACGAAATGAAAATGTCCACGATGTTACTGAAAAGAAAG CAAATCATGCAGATCAAGCGTCGCGAACACCTAGCGAAGATGGAGAACTACAAAATGACCAAGGAGATACTACGGCTCAAGAAACGGAAATACGAACTTGAAATCAGGAACGGTCTTTACCTTGAAGGAGTAGAAGATGAGCTCGATTCTTAA
- the LOC129283421 gene encoding uncharacterized protein LOC129283421 isoform X2 — MQYSGKPSKHGSTRLTQFRMKRSSPMEPKGQNFSVHEKLLLLDLISKHGRQLVEENDTLSIFRRSRIWRIVFAEFNHHHSVTQRTEKQLRLLWKNLKARCKREFRLNASKYNSPGYVITDPLLRKMSTLIGTDGDAPAPSIGRRLTHESGRVWPQPCSVNFDRTNMAAPTRDSIHLTGTTSDSSQGHTSTTHRVTAEQSRSGEISKELAVSRRKKAIPRKASESVKAEVIEIEDDVVKIEESEDISERFYEGIPENGSNNQESDSGWLEDPPGPSSDASKTYLQEELSSVGPGPEPTLETVPRETIPQNNLHHHMPIRTRKPLLIQSQLHGPSEPDDYFETLGGGRGEGSLLNDHRQSHHADLEVTDSRECSPLEKEMLVMARKEHEMKMSTMLLKRKQIMQIKRREHLAKMENYKMTKEILRLKKRKYELEIRNGLYLEGVEDELDS, encoded by the exons ATGCAGTACAG TGGTAAACCTAGCAAACATGGGAGTACCCGCCTCACTCAATTCAGGATGAAGCGGTCCTCTCCCATGGAACCCAAAGGACAGAACTTCAGCGTCCACGAGAAACTCCTGCTCCTAGATCTGATCTCCAAACATGGTCGCCAGCTCGTAGAAGAGAACGACACCTTGTCCATATTCCGTCGCTCCCGCATCTGGCGCATCGTCTTTGCGGAGTTCAATCACCACCATTCCGTCACCCAAAGAACGGAGAAGCAGCTTCGGCTTCTTTGGAAGAACCTGAAGGCGAGGTGCAAGCGGGAGTTTCGCCTCAATGCCAGCAAGTACAACTCTCCTGGGTATGTCATAACAGATCCGCTTCTGAGGAAGATGAGTACCCTGATCGGAACAGATGGCGATGCTCCTGCTCCAAGCATAGGCCGAAGACTTACCCATGAGAGTGGGAGGGTATGGCCTCAACCATGTTCAGTGAATTTTGATCGAACCAATATGGCCGCACCCACCCGAGATTCCATTCACCTAACAGGAACTACGAGTGATTCAAGTCAGGGTCATACATCGACTACTCATAGAGTTACAGCTGAGCAAAGTAGGTCTGGGGAAATTTCCAAGGAACTTGCTGTCAGCAGGAGGAAGAAGGCCATACCAAGAAAAGCTTCAGAGTCGGTGAAAGCGGAAGTGATAGAGATTGAAGATGATGTCGTTAAAATTGAA GAATCCGAGGATATTTCAGAACGTTTCTATGAGGGCATTCCTGAAAATGGCTCGAACAACCAG GAGAGCGACAGCGGTTGGCTTGAAGACCCTCCCGGGCCGTCATCCGACGCGTCCAAAACGTATCTTCAGGAGGAACTCTCATCTGTTGGTCCTGGACCGGAACCAACCCTCGAGACTGTCCCACGTGAGACAATTCCCCAGAACAACCTCCATCACCACATGCCAATCCGCACGCGGAAACCACTCCTGATCCAAAGTCAACTCCACGGACCATCTGAACCTGATGATTATTTTGAAACTCTGGGTGGTGGAAGGGGCGAGGGCTCCCTACTCAATGATCATCGGCAAAGTCACCATGCAGATCTCGAAGTTACAGACAGCAGGGAATGCAGCCCTCTTGAAAAGGAGATGTTGGTCATGGCGAGGAAGGAGCACGAAATGAAAATGTCCACGATGTTACTGAAAAGAAAG CAAATCATGCAGATCAAGCGTCGCGAACACCTAGCGAAGATGGAGAACTACAAAATGACCAAGGAGATACTACGGCTCAAGAAACGGAAATACGAACTTGAAATCAGGAACGGTCTTTACCTTGAAGGAGTAGAAGATGAGCTCGATTCTTAA
- the LOC129283421 gene encoding uncharacterized protein LOC129283421 isoform X3, whose translation MKRSSPMEPKGQNFSVHEKLLLLDLISKHGRQLVEENDTLSIFRRSRIWRIVFAEFNHHHSVTQRTEKQLRLLWKNLKARCKREFRLNASKYNSPGYVITDPLLRKMSTLIGTDGDAPAPSIGRRLTHESGRVWPQPCSVNFDRTNMAAPTRDSIHLTGTTSDSSQGHTSTTHRVTAEQSRSGEISKELAVSRRKKAIPRKASESVKAEVIEIEDDVVKIEESEDISERFYEGIPENGSNNQQESDSGWLEDPPGPSSDASKTYLQEELSSVGPGPEPTLETVPRETIPQNNLHHHMPIRTRKPLLIQSQLHGPSEPDDYFETLGGGRGEGSLLNDHRQSHHADLEVTDSRECSPLEKEMLVMARKEHEMKMSTMLLKRKQIMQIKRREHLAKMENYKMTKEILRLKKRKYELEIRNGLYLEGVEDELDS comes from the exons ATGAAGCGGTCCTCTCCCATGGAACCCAAAGGACAGAACTTCAGCGTCCACGAGAAACTCCTGCTCCTAGATCTGATCTCCAAACATGGTCGCCAGCTCGTAGAAGAGAACGACACCTTGTCCATATTCCGTCGCTCCCGCATCTGGCGCATCGTCTTTGCGGAGTTCAATCACCACCATTCCGTCACCCAAAGAACGGAGAAGCAGCTTCGGCTTCTTTGGAAGAACCTGAAGGCGAGGTGCAAGCGGGAGTTTCGCCTCAATGCCAGCAAGTACAACTCTCCTGGGTATGTCATAACAGATCCGCTTCTGAGGAAGATGAGTACCCTGATCGGAACAGATGGCGATGCTCCTGCTCCAAGCATAGGCCGAAGACTTACCCATGAGAGTGGGAGGGTATGGCCTCAACCATGTTCAGTGAATTTTGATCGAACCAATATGGCCGCACCCACCCGAGATTCCATTCACCTAACAGGAACTACGAGTGATTCAAGTCAGGGTCATACATCGACTACTCATAGAGTTACAGCTGAGCAAAGTAGGTCTGGGGAAATTTCCAAGGAACTTGCTGTCAGCAGGAGGAAGAAGGCCATACCAAGAAAAGCTTCAGAGTCGGTGAAAGCGGAAGTGATAGAGATTGAAGATGATGTCGTTAAAATTGAA GAATCCGAGGATATTTCAGAACGTTTCTATGAGGGCATTCCTGAAAATGGCTCGAACAACCAG CAGGAGAGCGACAGCGGTTGGCTTGAAGACCCTCCCGGGCCGTCATCCGACGCGTCCAAAACGTATCTTCAGGAGGAACTCTCATCTGTTGGTCCTGGACCGGAACCAACCCTCGAGACTGTCCCACGTGAGACAATTCCCCAGAACAACCTCCATCACCACATGCCAATCCGCACGCGGAAACCACTCCTGATCCAAAGTCAACTCCACGGACCATCTGAACCTGATGATTATTTTGAAACTCTGGGTGGTGGAAGGGGCGAGGGCTCCCTACTCAATGATCATCGGCAAAGTCACCATGCAGATCTCGAAGTTACAGACAGCAGGGAATGCAGCCCTCTTGAAAAGGAGATGTTGGTCATGGCGAGGAAGGAGCACGAAATGAAAATGTCCACGATGTTACTGAAAAGAAAG CAAATCATGCAGATCAAGCGTCGCGAACACCTAGCGAAGATGGAGAACTACAAAATGACCAAGGAGATACTACGGCTCAAGAAACGGAAATACGAACTTGAAATCAGGAACGGTCTTTACCTTGAAGGAGTAGAAGATGAGCTCGATTCTTAA